A DNA window from Clostridiaceae bacterium contains the following coding sequences:
- a CDS encoding DUF4183 domain-containing protein produces the protein MTMGGIITEKQVKLPSGKSVVAKKFRVVIKGYISLYFIDENCMSEPIPFTTHKIFYLYAPKGTNLSFRLYDFKYCIDEICTNNNSPNIEIKVSLGTVVRSEAHVDLVVPAVEEPTENVCNYKIKKACINVTRVFDKCFFTNEINIPYQEEIIKAEVYLYNTLFYENKIEYTDDDELIEYGNMGILDPQEVSYFTLFINGVIQPSTNYEIKKGSLKLKTEDVPQNNSPITVSFVTFKDNNGVILPAETYYYNTISKYMRREYTDEDELELYGNKGILDPDEVSFINLYINGVLQPKVNYSVKKGLLTLLTSDTPHEGVPITLEFITIRKVNGQILKAKTYTYNALAHEKNIYTNNDELKIYGNKGILNPKNVSFYNLYINAVIQPFVNYSVQEGLLTLNTIDLPLKDSPVSLQFILIGNGCI, from the coding sequence TTGACAATGGGGGGCATTATAACTGAAAAGCAGGTTAAATTACCTTCAGGTAAAAGTGTGGTTGCAAAAAAATTCAGAGTGGTAATTAAAGGTTATATTTCTCTTTATTTTATAGATGAAAATTGTATGTCAGAACCAATTCCATTTACGACACATAAAATTTTTTATCTCTATGCGCCAAAAGGAACTAATTTATCATTTAGGTTATATGATTTTAAATATTGTATTGATGAAATTTGTACTAATAATAATTCACCTAATATAGAAATTAAAGTATCACTTGGCACTGTTGTCCGCTCAGAAGCCCATGTAGACTTAGTTGTTCCGGCTGTTGAGGAACCAACAGAAAACGTTTGCAATTATAAAATAAAAAAGGCATGTATAAACGTTACAAGAGTTTTTGATAAATGTTTTTTTACAAATGAAATAAATATACCATATCAAGAAGAAATCATTAAAGCTGAAGTATATCTATACAATACTTTATTTTATGAAAATAAAATTGAATATACCGATGATGATGAATTAATTGAATATGGCAACATGGGTATCCTTGACCCTCAAGAGGTATCTTACTTTACTCTATTTATAAATGGAGTTATACAACCAAGTACAAATTATGAAATTAAAAAGGGATCGCTTAAATTAAAAACTGAAGATGTACCGCAAAATAATTCTCCTATAACAGTCAGTTTTGTTACTTTCAAGGATAATAACGGTGTAATCTTGCCTGCTGAAACATACTACTATAATACCATTTCAAAATATATGAGGAGAGAGTACACTGACGAAGATGAATTAGAACTTTATGGAAACAAAGGTATTTTAGATCCTGATGAGGTGTCCTTTATCAACCTATATATCAATGGTGTATTGCAACCAAAAGTTAACTATTCAGTTAAAAAAGGCCTCCTAACCCTGCTAACTTCAGATACACCCCATGAAGGAGTCCCAATTACCTTGGAGTTCATAACAATAAGAAAGGTTAATGGGCAAATTCTTAAAGCAAAAACATATACTTATAATGCACTGGCCCATGAAAAAAATATTTACACCAACAATGATGAACTTAAAATTTACGGAAATAAAGGTATTCTTAATCCTAAAAATGTTTCATTTTATAATCTCTATATAAATGCTGTTATCCAACCTTTTGTTAACTATTCAGTACAAGAAGGCTTACTTACATTAAATACCATAGATCTACCATTAAAAGATTCACCTGTTTCATTGCAGTTTATACTTATAGGAAACGGATGTATATAG